Part of the Streptomyces sp. f51 genome is shown below.
ACGTGAGGGCGCGGGACGTGAGGTCGCGGGGGCGGGGCCGGGGATCAGACGTACGCCTCCAGGTCGTCGACCTGTCCGCGGACCTGCCCGATGAGGGCCGCGTAGCCGGGGGGCAGCAGCCCGTTGCGGTCCAACATGGCCCACATGTGCAGGAGTTCGCGTCCGTGGGCGACGACGGCGCGGTCGTCGTCGAGCTGCTGCCAGGCCGCCGCGGCCCGCGCCACCTCCGCGGGCGCCCGGCCGTCCCTGGCCCCGCAGCGGATCCGGGCCACGGCCAGCGCCAGCACGATGGCCTCCCGGTGGTCGCCGCGCAGATGCGCGAGGTACGCCTCGACGGCCCGCGCCTCCACGGCGTACGGGTGCTCGGCGCCCAGCGCGTCCGTCAGGCTCTCGCGCAGCTCGCTCGCGTCGGCGAACGCCTCGTCGAGGCGGCCGTCGGCGGCCAGCGCGTTGACGCGGGCGATCCGTTCGGTGAGGTCGGCGGGGAGAGCCGTGGTGAGGGCGGGAGCCGCGACGGCGGCCGGGTCCGGCATCTCGGCGCGTGCGGCGGCCGTGGCCCGCGCCCGGGCGACCGCGGTGGCGACGGCGGAGGCGCCTTCCGGGGAGGGCGCGGGAACGACGACGGTGGAGGGAACGCCCGCGGGGGCCGGGGACACGGGCCTGGTGGTCGTGCCCGCTCCCGTCTCCGGGGGCGCGGACCCGGGTCCAGCGACCGTGGCGTGACCCGTCTCCGGGGTCGCGGAACCGGGTCCCGTGGCCGTCCCGGCTCCCGGTTCAGGGGTCGCGGACCCGGGTCCGGCGGTGGTGGCCGGGGGTGTGGGATCGGGCCCGGCGGCCGTGCCGACTCCCGTCTCCGGGGGCGCGGACCCGGGTGCGGTGGTGGGCTCGGGTTCGGGCTGGGGTTCGTCGTCCGGGTCCAGGACTCGGCTGGATCCGTCCGGGCGGACCTCCAGCAGGAATCGGGCGGCGCCGGGGCTGTCGTACACCGTCGCCACGACGGCGGCGCCCCGCTCCCGCGCGTGCCCCTCCAGGCGGTCGAGGACGGCCTCGTGCACGGACTCGCCGGGCTCGGGGACCAGGGTGTTCCCGTCGATCTCGGCGAGCCCGTCGCCGGAGATGTACACATCGAAGCGGGTCATGGCCGTCCTCCTCAGGTGGTGGCCGGCGAGGGGCCGGCCGTGGTCGTGTCCGGGTCGGGCGTGACGCCCGGGGTGGCGCCGGAGGGAGGTGCGCCGATGCCCTGGTACTTCGCGAACTGGGCCCGGATGGCGAGGACATAGCCCTGGGCCTCGTTCGTCCGCGGCACGCCCCTGGCCGCGCGGACGGCGTCCATCCCGACGTCGTAGCCGGCCAGCGCGAGGTCCAGGACCGTGTTGGTGGTCCCGTTCCCGTCGCTCTGGTCCACCTCGCCCGCGTCGATCATCTGCTGGCCCTGCTTGGCCAGTTCGCACAGGTAGCGGCCCTGCGCCATGATCGAGTCCTTCGCGTCCAGGGCCGAGGTCTTGCCGTTGCCGTCGTCGTCCTTGCCGTACTGGGTGAAGACGTCGGGCGGCAGCTGCGAGAGGCCCTTCTCGCCGTTCGGGCCGACCAGGGCGCTGTTGAAGCCCGACTCCTTCTCGATCTGGGACGCGATGACGATGGGGCCGATGGCGCCGCACAGTTCACCGGCCTTCTGGATCGGGTCCACCAGGTCCGAGGGGACCGTGGACGTGTCCAGCTCGCCCTTGCCGTCCCCCTGGAAGATGCCGAGGGTCTGGTCCGCCGTGTCCTGACTGGGCGGATCGCCCCCGCCTCCGTGGAACAGCAGATACAGCGCGATGAGCGGGGCCAGCAGGACGCCGAACCCGCCCAGGATCACCACGACGACCAGCGTCCCGGCCAGGGCGAGCGGTGACAGCAGGCAGCCGCAGCCGGTGCCCGCGATGATCCCGTTCCGTACGGCGGCCGACGTACCGCCTTCCCCGCTCTCCTCGCTCATGGGCGCCCGCCTTCTTCCCCTCGCCTTGAACCGCTGTGGCCACACGGCCCGTTGTGCTGTCCGACGGGCTCGACAGATCCAAACGGGCCCCGGGGCAAAGAAGTTCAAACCAGTGGAAACCAGATGAGCCAGAGCAGCCGATCAACGAGCGAAGAGGGGGGCGGGGCACACATGGGCACTCCTTCGGCGATGCCGTCGGGCCCGGGGGCATGGGTACGGGGGCCGAAGAACCCGCGGCAGACGTCACCGGAAGCACGACCCGCCGCTCCCGGGGCGGAAGGGACCGGCCCGGCGCCGGCACCTCAGACCCCGGCCGCCGCGGCTCCGGCCGCCCCGGCTCCGGCCGCCCCGGCCACCGCGGCTCCGGCCACCGCGGCTCCGGTCACACCGGCCGCGACCGTTCAGGCCGCCCCGACCCCCGGCGTCGGGGCCGCGCCCGCGTCCGGTCACGCCCAAGTCCCCGCAGGACAGCAAACGTTCAGCGCGGCGGGCCCGGCACAGGCCGCGGCGCCCCGGCCGAAGGCCGTCCCGGCGCGGTCCGCTCCCGGGCGGCGTACGGCACAGGCTCCCGCCCAGGAGCCGTCCTGGGGCCGGCCGAAGCGGCCCAGGGCCGCGCGCGGCACGTCCCGCGAGGAGATCGGCTGGGTCAAGGCGCACGGCGGCTCCGGCGCGACCTCGCTCGCCGAGGTGTTCGGCGGCGTCGAGGTCGGAGCACGCTGGCCGGACCCCTCCCGCGGCGAGCCGCGCCGGGTCGTCCTGGTCGGCCGGACCAGCGCGCGCGGACTGCGGTCCGTCTCCCAGGCGCTCGGCGCGCTCAAGGACGGCGACGCCCCCCAGGGACTCGAACTGCTCGGCGTGGTCCTCGTCGCCGACGCCCCCGGACGGCTGCCGCTCGGCCTGCTGCGCCGCATCCGCGTACTCCGCTCCGTCGCCCGGGTCCACCGCGTGCCGTGGATACCGGCCTGGCGCACCGGCGGGCACCCGAAGTCCGTTCCCAGGCAACTCGCCACGCTCGCCGCACTGGTGGGCGCCGACCTCTACGGCGAGGGAGCCGTCTCGTGAACCCCTCCCCCCTCGACCCGCGCCTCCTCGCCGCCTACACCCCGCCCGTGGAGGCCGACACGATCCTCGGCCTGCTCGCGTGGTGCGCCTCGGCCTGCGGCGTCGGCGGGCTGATCATCGTCGGCATCCAGATGGCGCTCCAGCTGCGCCGGGGCGACCCGGGCGAGGGCGGCGAGCACTTCCGTGGCGTCTTCTTCGTCACCCTGAGCTGCCTGGTCGCCACGTGCGCGGGACCGCTCGTCGCGGCCCTGGGCAGCCTCCAGCTCCTCGGCCCCTGATCCCGGGCGTGCCGGCCCTGACCGCCCACCACGCGGACACGGCCTCCCGGCCCCCGGCCCCGGCACGCCCTCCCGCAAAGCCAGTCACCCCGCGCCCACCGCTTCCGGCGGGCGCCGAATCCCTCGGAGACCGTCATGTCCTCTCTGCTCGAAGCAGCCTCCAACGTCCTCGCCGCCGGCGTCCCGCAGCCCGCGGCCAACGCGCCCGGAGAGCTCACCTCCAAGGTCAACACCGTCCTCGGCATAGCCGCCTGGGCCGGTACCGCCGCCGGTGTCGCCGGGGTGCTGATCACCGGCGCGATGATGGCGGTGTCCGTCAAGCGGGGCGAGAGCTCAGAGCACATGAGCCGCCTCGGGATGGTGCTCGGCGGCTGTGTCCTCGTGGCCACCGCGGGCCCGCTGATCAGCTTCGTCTTCGCGTAGGCCCGGCGGACGGTCGTGATGTTCAAGCGCAGGGAGCGCCGGCTCGCGGAATCCGGGCCGTACTACAAGCAGCGCAGCTGGCAGCTGTCGGCTGGATTCCTGGCCGTCGTGGCCGTGGTGGGCGGGGTCGTCACCGTGCTGTCCGGCCCGGACACGACCACGGCCCACGCGAACGCCGCGGCCTCCTCCGGCCCGCTGGCCGGCCCGTCCGTGCAGGACGGCCGGCCCCGGGGCTGCCGTACCGACGACAGCGCGGGATCCGAACCGCCCAAGGCCGCGCCCAAGGACATCGCCTGGCGCACGCTCGGGGTCGCGCGGGTGCCCGTGTCCGCCTCCGCGGGGCCGACCCGGATCCAGGGGCCCCTGTGGTGGTGCTACGCGCACACGCCCACCGGGGCCGCGCTAGCCGCCCATGTCATCCCCTCGCAGATGAGCGGCTCGGACTGGCGCACCGTCACCGAGCAGCAGGTCGTCTCCGGCCGGGGCCGCGACATGTTCGAGTTCCAGCGCGCCACCGTCCAGAGCACCGACACGCAGAACAGCGGCACCACGGTCGCCACGTACGCGGGCTTCTCGGTGAGTTCGTACGCGGACCGGGCCGCGACCGTCCGGCTGCTGATCAAGAGTGCCCAGGGATACGCGGCGACCGACATCTCCCTGCGCTGGAGCGGCGGCGACTGGAAGGTCGTGGCCGACGACAACGGATCGCTGCACTCGCCGGTGTCGGCCGTCCAGAGCACCAACGGCTTCGTCCTGTGGGGGGTTTGACGTGAACTGCACGTCCGGGAATCCGGTCATCGACCTGGTGAAGGGGTTCTTCAGTTTCCTCGGCGATCCCATCGGGACCATCGTCGACCTGATCGCGAAGACCATCCTCGCGGGCGCGGTCGCGGTGTTCGCCGCGCTGACCACCAACGTCCCGACGCTGGAACAGACCCAGACGTCGAAGGACATCAGCAGCGACACGCAGTGGATCGTGGTCTACCTCGCCGTCGGCTCGCTGCTCTTCGCCGCCTGCCGCATGGCCATCGAGCGCAAGGGCGACGCGGGCCGCACGGCGTTGAAGGGCATCATGCGGGTGGTGCTCGTCTCGGGTGCCGCCACCACCGTCGTCGTGGCCGCCGCGGCCGTCGGGGACAGCTACTCCAACTACCTCTTCAACAACGCCGTACGGGACTCGCTGAACAACGTCGGGGCCTGCTCGGACGGCAGCGGGATCCAGTCCTTCCTGCTGCTGGTCCTCGCGTTCCTGCTGCTGATCGCGGGGATCGTCCACACGGTCCTGATGTACATCCGGCTCGGCGTGATGATGCTGCTGCTCGGCACCCTCCCGCTGGCCGCCGCCGCCTCGATGACCGACTGGGGTGCCGGCTGGTGGCGCAAGCACATCGGCTGGATGATCGCCTGGCTGCTCTACAAACCCGCCGTCGCCCTGGTGCTCAACGCCGGTATGGCGATGATCAATTCGGGCAAGAACAGCGGCACGGGTGACGTCAGCACGATCAACACCCGGATCGCCGGCATCGGGGTCATGCTGCTGTCGGCCATCGCCCTGCCCGCGCTGCTGAAGCTCATCGTGCCCGCGACCGCGGCCATGGGCACCGGCAACCCGATGTCCTCCATGGGCCAGGCGGGCTCCAGCCTCGCGAGCGGCGCGGTCCAGCTCGGCGGCAGCCGGGGCGCCTCCGGCTCCGGCGGGGGGATGGGGCCCAGCGGTGCGACCGGGTCCGGCGGCTCGGGCGGCTCCTCCGGCGCGGGCGGTTCGGCCGGTGCGGGCGGCGAGTCGGGCGCCACGGGCTCGGGCGGCGCGAACGGCGCGGCCGCGGCGGGCCGGGCCGGTGCCTCGGGTGCCTCAGGCGCCTCGGCGGCGGGCGGCGCGGCCGCGGCCGCCGGACCCGCGGGGGTCGCCGTCCTCGCGGCGGTGGCCGCGGCGCAGGTGGCCGGCGCCACGGTGACCGGCGCCGTCGAGGGCGCCGACGGCGAACTGGGCCACAACAAGTGATCCCCGCCGTCTGACCCGCCCCCGCCGTTCCTCTCCCCCTCCATGAACGGCCGCCGGGTTCCCGCTCCCCCCGCGGGAACCCGGCGGTCCCACCACGCCGTGCCCGACCCCCGTCACCTCCCGAAGGGAAACCGGACCCATGTCCACGGAAGCCGTCATCCATCCGACCTACGGAAACTGGCGCAGGCCACGACGGCCGGGGCTCGGGCCGCTCGGACTCGTCGGCACCTTCGGGGTCTTCGGCGGACTCGTCGTCACCCTGCTGGCGTCGCTGATCTCGCTGTACGCGGCGCTGGTCGTGCTCGTACCGACCGTCGTGTTCCTGGTGCCGCTCGCCGTCCGCACCCAGGACGGGCGCAACGTCTACCAGCTGATCACCCTGCGCATCGGCTGGTGGCGCCGCAAGGCGAAGGGCGCGCACCTGTACGTGTCCGGCCCGCTGTCCGCACGCCCCGGCGGCCGGTTCCGCCCGCCGGGCCTGCTCAACAAGGTCACCGCGACCGAGGGCCGGGACGCCTACGACCGCCCCTTCGGCGTCCTGCACCACCCGGTCCGCAACCTGTACACGATCGTCCTGGGCTGCGACCCCGACGGCGGCTCGCTCATCGACCCGGACCAGGTCGACGTGTGGGTCGCGCTGTGGGGCGAGTGGCTGGCGCGGCTGGCCCACGAACCGGGGCTGCGCGGCGCCACCGTGATCGTGGAGACCGCCCCCGACCCGGGCACCCGGCTCGCCCACGAGGTGCTGCCCCGCATCCACCCCGACGCCCCGCCGGCCGCCCGCGCGGTCATGGAGGAGGTCGTCGACCGCTACCCCAGCGCGTCGTCCGAGATGCACACCTACGTCACCCTGACCTACGGCGTCCCGCCGGGCCAGCGGCGCAAGAAGGACGACGTGATCTCCGATCTCGCCATCCGCATCCCGGGTCTGCTCAGCGGACTCGTGGCGGCCGGAGGCGGGGCCGCTTACCCGCTGTCGGCCGAGCGGATCGCCGAGGTCGTCCGGGTCGCCTACGACCCCGCCGTCGCCGCCGACGTCCTCAACGCCCGTGCGCTGGAAGGCGGTACGGGCCTGGAGTGGGACGACGCGGGCCCCGCGGCCGCCGTCGAGACCGTGAACAGCTACCAGCACGACTCCGGTGTCTCGCGGACCTGGCTGCTGACCCTGGCGCCGCGCGGCACCATCCGTTCCTCCGTGCTCCGGGGCATGCTGGAGGCCGCCCCGGGCACCCGCCGCAAGCGGGTCGCCCTGGTCTACCGGCCCATCGACCCCGCCACCTCGGCCCGCATCGTCGAGGCGGACCGGCGCAGCGCCCAGTTCATGGCCTCGTCCGGCAAGGGCATGGTGCAGGCCCGCGCGGCCTCCGAGGTCAGGGCGGCGGAGCAGACCGCGGCCGAGGAGGCCTCGGGCGCCGGTCTCGTGGAGTTCTCCCTGATGCTCACGGTCACCGTGGACAGCATGGAGGAACTGGCGGACGCGAGCGTCACCGTCCGCAACCTGACGGCGGCCTCCCGCGTGCTGATGCGGCCCGCCGACCGGATGCAGGCGGCGGCGTTCAGCTGCACCCTGCCCGCCGGGATCCTCCCCTGGGAGCAGACCCTCGTCCCGCACGAACTCCAGGAGGCGCTGTGAGCCGGCGCGAGCAGAAGCAGGCCGAACGGGCCGACCGGCTGGCCGAGGAGCGGCAGACGCTCACGGCCGTGGGCGGGGGCGCGGACGGGGGAGACGGCACGGCGGGCGCCCTGACCGAGGGGGCCTCGAAGGGGGCGGCGAAGGGCACGGCGAAGGGCGCTGCGAAGGAGACCTCGAAGGGCGCTGCGAAGAAGGCGTCCAAGGCTCAGGCGAAACCCAGGGAACTCTTCGTCCCGCACCGCGGCTGGTACGGCGTCGGCGGCGGCCGCGTCGGCTACATGGACCCTCCCACCATGTGGCGGGCCACCACCGTGCAGGCCTGCGGCATGTGGCCCTTCGCCGCCGGTTCCGGCTCGCCCATGACCGGCGTACCGCTCGGGCAGCATCTGTTCACCGGCGCCACCGTGTGCGGCGACCCGCTGAACTGGTTCACCCGGGCCCGCTACATCTCCAACCCCTCCCTGTTCATGCTCGGCATGCCGGGTCTGGGCAAGTCCACCCTGGTCAACCGCATGCTGATCGGGCTCGCCGCGACCGGTGTCGTCCCGCTCGTCCTCGGCGACCTCAAGCCCGACTACGCCGACACCGTCCGGGCGCTCGGCGGCCAGGTCATCTCCATCGGCCGCGGCCGGGGCGGCATCAACGTCCTCGACCCCGGCGCCATGGGCGAGGCCGCCGCGAAGATCGGCGGCGAGGCCGGGGAGGTCCTGAAGGCCGAGGCCCACGGCCGCGTGCTGAACATGGTCGCCGCCCTCATCACCATCGTCCGCGGCCGCCCCATGGACGACCACGAGCAGTCCGTCCTCTCCGCCGTCCTGCACCATCTGCGCGAACGGACCCCGGAAGGCCGGGCGGTGCTGCTGCCCGACGTGCTGCGGGTGCTGACCGAAGGCCCGCCCCGGGTACGCGCGGTCACCCTCGACCGCGGTGACGACGCCCGCTACCGGGACGCCGTGGACCCGTTGCACCGCTCCCTGCTCGGCATCCTCGACGGCCCGCTCGGCGACACCTTCGCCTCCGAGACGTCCACCCGGATCGACCCCGACGCGCCCGCCGTGTGCATCGACATCTCCGGCATCGGTGAGGCGGACACCCAGCTCACCGCCGCCGCGATGCTCGCCGCCTGGTCCGACGGGCTCGGCACGGTCGCCGCCTCGCACGCCCTCGCGGACGCCGGACTCGCGCCCAGGCGCTGGTTCTTCACCGTCCTCGACGAGCTGTGGCGCCCGCTGCGCGCCGCCTCCGGCATCGTCGACCGCATCGACGCGCTGACCCGGCTGAACCGCTCGCTCGGCCTGGGCGACGCGAAGATCACCCACACCCTCAAGGACGCCGAGGCCCTCGGCACGGACGCCGACCGCGCCAAGGCCCGCGGCTTCGTCGAGCGGGCCGGGATGGTGGTGTGCGCCGGGCTGCCGAAGACGGAGATGGAGGACCTCGGCAAGGTGGTCGGCCTCTCCCGGCGCGAGATCGAGCTCGTGTCGTCCTGGTCGTCGCCGCCCGGCTGGGGCGTCAACGGCGACAACGAGGAACCCCCGGGCCGCGGCCGCTTCCTCATCAAGGTCGGCGGCCGCCCCGGCATCCCCATCAAGGTCGCCATCACCGACGCGGAACGCCGGCTGCACAACACCAACACCCGCTGGACGCCCAACGAGGACGCCGTCGAGAAGGCCGCCGCCCGGGCCGCCGAACAGGTGGCACGGGCCGCGCGGGAAGGCCTCCACGGGCTCCCCGGCGCCCCCGGCGCCCCGGGGACAGAGGCGGCGGCCGGGCGGTGGACCGCGTGAGCGGCCCCCGCGGCGGGAGCGACCCGCACGACCTGCTGCCGTGGGCCGTCGTCGCCGTCGCCGGCACCGGTCTGCTGGTGTTCACCGTCGTCTGGTCCGGCGGCACCCTCGGCTCCGGGCTCTCCGGCAGCGGCTGGGCGGCGCCCCCGTTCGCCCTGTCCACCGTCACCCGTCTCGTCTCCGGCGGTCCCGGAGCGCTCTGGCCCGACGCGCCGGCCGCCGCCGTCTACGCGGGCATGCTCGGCCTGCTGACCCTCCTCGCGCTGCCCGTCGCCCTCCTCGTACACCTGCTCATGGGCCGCTCCGCCCGCCCCAAGGGCCTGGCCGGACGGCGGGAACTGGCCGCCATGTGCCCCAAGGGCATCGAGGCCCGCGCCCGCGAGCTGCGTCCCGGTCTCAAGGGCCGCGACCAGGTGCACCCGGACGAGACCGGCAACCTCCTCGGCGACCTGGAGCCCAAGGGCCCCGAACTGCGCAGCAGTTACGAGGACGTGGAGCTCGACCTCATGGCGCCCCGCGCCGGCAAGTCGACCGGGATCGCCGTGCCCCGGGTGCTGCGGGCCCAGGGCGCCGTGCTGCTCACCTCCAACAAGTCCGACGTGTACGCCGTCACCCGCGCCGAACGCGCGAAGGCGGGCACGGTCTGGACGTTCGACCCGCAGGGCATCGCCCACACCCCGCGCGCGATGTGGTGGAACATCCTCGGCGAGTGCCACACCATCGAGGGCGCCCGCCGGATGGCCGGCCACTTCGTCGCGTCCGTCAACGACGACACCGCGAAGAAGGACTTCTGGATCTCGGCCGCGCAGAACACCCTCACCGCGCTCTTCCTCGCGGCCGCCCGCGCCGGGACCCCGCTGACCGAACTCCTCGGCTGGCTCGCCGACCCCGCCGACCGCACCCCGGTCGACCTGCTCCGCGAGGTCGGGCTCGTCGCGATGGCCGAGCAGCTGCAAGGCACGGTGCGGGGCGCGGTGGAGACACGGGACGGGATCTACGAGACCGCCCGGCAGACCGTCTCCTGTCTCCTCGACCCCGAGATCCTCGCCTGGGTCACCCCCGACCCCGACCTTCCCGAGTTCCGTCCCGACCGGCACGTCCTCGGCCACGACACGCTCTACCTGCTGTCCAAGGACGGCGGCGGTTCCGCGGCCGGTGTCATCGCGGGGCTCGCGGACGCGACGATGCGGGCCGGGGTCGTGGCCGCCGAACGCATGGGCGGACGCCTCGACCCGCCCCTGACCGCGGTGCTCGACGAGGCGGCCAACGTGTGCCGCATCTCCGATCTCCCCGACCTGTACTCGCACTTCGGCTCCCGCGGCATCAACGTCGTGACGCTGCTCCAGAGTTACCGCCAGGGGGCCCGGGTGTGGGGCGAGGTCGGCATGGACGCGCTCTGGAGCGCGGCGACCGTCAAGCTCCTCGGCGCGGGCCTGGACGACGCCGACTTCGTCCAGAAGATCTCCACCCTCGTGGGCCAGCACGACGTCCGCACCCCGAGCGTCTCGCGCAGCAAGGACGGCACGTCACGCTCGTACTCCTACCGCCAGGAGGCCGTCCTGCCGCCCGACCGGATCCGCGCCCTGCCCAAGGGGACCGCGCTGCTCCTCGCGACCGGCGTCAGGCCCGCGCTGATCCGGCTGCGCCCCTGGTACAAGGAGCCCGGGGCCGGTGCCATCTCGGCGGCGGCGAGGGCGGAGACGGAGGCGATCACACGACGGGCGGCCGAACGGGCGCTGCCGGGCGTGAGTCTGGGCAAGCCGGCACCCGGCCGGGACGCCGCGCCAGCGTGAGCGTGCGCAGCAGCAGTTCGGCGGGCCCGTAGCGGACCCGGCTCATCAGCCAGGCGCCGAAGGCCAGTTGGAGGCAGTACAGCGGCACGCAGCCCGCGAGGACGAGGGCGGTGCCGACCCGGTCGTAGAGCCCGAGGCCGTAGCCGGTGAACACCAGGGCCAGGACGAGCGACTGGGTGAGGTAGTGGCTGAGCGCCATGCGCCCGGAGGCGGCGAGCACGTCGGCCACCGGGCGCGCGGCACCGGCCAGCAGGAGCACCGCGCACGCGTACGACGCCGTGAGGGCGGGTGCGGTCAGCAGCGACACCGCGTGCCCGACCAGGAACCACCGGCTGTCCAGGGGCCCGTTCGCACAGCACGCGGTCACGACCCCGCCGGCCAGGCCGACCGGCAGCCACCGTGTCAGGGTCCGCCGCAGCCACCGCCGGTCCCGGCCGCGCCGCTCCACCAGACCCGCCCCGGCCGCCGCCAGTCCCGCCAGGAACGCGGCCAGCATGTCCGGGGCGTACATCAGGTTGGCGCCGAGCGCGGTGGGCAGCTCGCGCAGATGCGCCCCGATCACCGACAGGGCGCCGCCCCGGTAGGCGGCCACGGTGTCCGCGACCCGGGGCGCGTACGCGGCCGGGGTCAGCGGCTCGGTGAGGGCGACGGTCAGCAGCCCGTACCCGAGCAGCAGCACGGCGAGGCCCGCCACCAGGGCGGCCGCGAGGCGCACGGCGGCCTCGGGCGTGAGGTCGCGCAGCCCGTAGAGGATCAGCCCGAGGGCGGCGTACGTCATGAGGATGTCGCCGGGGTAGAGCAGCACGGCGTGCGCGAGACCGAGGCCGAACAGGCCCGCCGTGCGCCGCAGATGGAGCGCGGGGAACACGGCGCCCGCCCGCCGGGCGGCCCGCCGGTGCAGGACGAAGCTGTAGCCGAACAGGAAGGAGAAGAGCTGGTAGACGGTGGTGGTCGCGGTCACCGCCCACGCGGCCGCCCGGTCCGCGGCGGAGGCGCCGGGACCACCGCCGAACGCGGTGTAGGGGCCGGCCATCAGCTGGGCGTTGACGAGCAGGATGCCCAGCGGCGCGAAGCCGCGCAGCACGTCGATCCCGTCCACCCGCCCGGAGCCGCCGGACCCTCCCGAGGTCTTCCCGAGCGCGGCCGGGCCAGGGCTCACGAGGACACCAGGACGCCGGTGCCGAACGCCAGGGTCGAGGACAGGAACCATCCGAACGACGGCGCCAGCAGATACCGCAGCGTCCACAGCCGGGCCGTGGCCGGCCGGTTCTGGGCGTAGACCACGGGCACGCTGCCGCCGACCGGCGGCAGCCCGCACAGCGGACCCCGCCATCCGGGGTCGAGGACCAGCCCCCGCCCCAGATGGTCGGAGAACACGACGAGTCCGCCCCGGCGCCGGTCCGAGGCACCGCGGGGCGTCACCCGGCCCATGACCCGCAGTCCGCGCACCCACAGTGTCACGGCCCCCAGCGCCGACCGTGTCGCCAGCGTCAGAAAGCCGAGGCCGAACCCCGTGCACAGCGCCAGCAGCACCAACTCCGCGCCCATACCGATCCCTTCGTCCGCCGACCGCACCTGGGACGCACAACGGGGCCCGCGTCCCACCGGTTCATACCCGCCCTTTGAACCACCGGACGCCACCGCCCCGTTGTGGGAACGACCCCGCCCCGCACACCTCGTGCGACGCCCATGGAAGGAGCTTCGGCACAGATGAGACGGACCTTGCGCGCACACGGCCGGCGGACGGCGGCGACCGTCACCCTGGCCCTCGCCCTGACGGCGACGGCCCCGCAGCCGGCCCGGGCCGAGCCCGGCACCCTCACCGAGGTGCGCGCCGAACTCGCGCGGCTCTATCACGACGCGGAGGTCGCCACGAACAAGTACGACGCCGCCGACGAGAAGGTGACCGGGCAGGAGAAGCGCGTCCGGGCGCTGCGGTCCCGGATCGAGTCGGCCCAGACGCGGCTCGACCGGCTCACCTCCCTGGCGGGAGCGGCGGCCCGGGCCCAGTACCGGGGGGACAGCCTGCCCGCCGAGATGCAGTTCGCCCTCTCCGACAACCCCGAACGCGCCCTGGACGACGCCTCCTTGGCCCGTCAGGCGCAGCAGGCGACCCAGGGGGTGCTGACCGCCCTGAGCAGCACCCGCGAGGACCTGGGGACCCGGACCGAGGAGGCCGCGGCCGAGCTGAAGCGGCTGCGGGCGAGCCGCGGCGCCCGTGACACCGAGCGGCGGGCGATCGAGAAGCACATCGCCGACGCGAAGGAGCTGGAGTCGCGGCTGGAGAAGAAGGAGGTCGAGCGGATCGCCGCGCTGGAG
Proteins encoded:
- a CDS encoding SCO6880 family protein, which codes for MSTEAVIHPTYGNWRRPRRPGLGPLGLVGTFGVFGGLVVTLLASLISLYAALVVLVPTVVFLVPLAVRTQDGRNVYQLITLRIGWWRRKAKGAHLYVSGPLSARPGGRFRPPGLLNKVTATEGRDAYDRPFGVLHHPVRNLYTIVLGCDPDGGSLIDPDQVDVWVALWGEWLARLAHEPGLRGATVIVETAPDPGTRLAHEVLPRIHPDAPPAARAVMEEVVDRYPSASSEMHTYVTLTYGVPPGQRRKKDDVISDLAIRIPGLLSGLVAAGGGAAYPLSAERIAEVVRVAYDPAVAADVLNARALEGGTGLEWDDAGPAAAVETVNSYQHDSGVSRTWLLTLAPRGTIRSSVLRGMLEAAPGTRRKRVALVYRPIDPATSARIVEADRRSAQFMASSGKGMVQARAASEVRAAEQTAAEEASGAGLVEFSLMLTVTVDSMEELADASVTVRNLTAASRVLMRPADRMQAAAFSCTLPAGILPWEQTLVPHELQEAL
- a CDS encoding TraM recognition domain-containing protein — encoded protein: MSGPRGGSDPHDLLPWAVVAVAGTGLLVFTVVWSGGTLGSGLSGSGWAAPPFALSTVTRLVSGGPGALWPDAPAAAVYAGMLGLLTLLALPVALLVHLLMGRSARPKGLAGRRELAAMCPKGIEARARELRPGLKGRDQVHPDETGNLLGDLEPKGPELRSSYEDVELDLMAPRAGKSTGIAVPRVLRAQGAVLLTSNKSDVYAVTRAERAKAGTVWTFDPQGIAHTPRAMWWNILGECHTIEGARRMAGHFVASVNDDTAKKDFWISAAQNTLTALFLAAARAGTPLTELLGWLADPADRTPVDLLREVGLVAMAEQLQGTVRGAVETRDGIYETARQTVSCLLDPEILAWVTPDPDLPEFRPDRHVLGHDTLYLLSKDGGGSAAGVIAGLADATMRAGVVAAERMGGRLDPPLTAVLDEAANVCRISDLPDLYSHFGSRGINVVTLLQSYRQGARVWGEVGMDALWSAATVKLLGAGLDDADFVQKISTLVGQHDVRTPSVSRSKDGTSRSYSYRQEAVLPPDRIRALPKGTALLLATGVRPALIRLRPWYKEPGAGAISAAARAETEAITRRAAERALPGVSLGKPAPGRDAAPA
- a CDS encoding ATP/GTP-binding protein, whose amino-acid sequence is MSRREQKQAERADRLAEERQTLTAVGGGADGGDGTAGALTEGASKGAAKGTAKGAAKETSKGAAKKASKAQAKPRELFVPHRGWYGVGGGRVGYMDPPTMWRATTVQACGMWPFAAGSGSPMTGVPLGQHLFTGATVCGDPLNWFTRARYISNPSLFMLGMPGLGKSTLVNRMLIGLAATGVVPLVLGDLKPDYADTVRALGGQVISIGRGRGGINVLDPGAMGEAAAKIGGEAGEVLKAEAHGRVLNMVAALITIVRGRPMDDHEQSVLSAVLHHLRERTPEGRAVLLPDVLRVLTEGPPRVRAVTLDRGDDARYRDAVDPLHRSLLGILDGPLGDTFASETSTRIDPDAPAVCIDISGIGEADTQLTAAAMLAAWSDGLGTVAASHALADAGLAPRRWFFTVLDELWRPLRAASGIVDRIDALTRLNRSLGLGDAKITHTLKDAEALGTDADRAKARGFVERAGMVVCAGLPKTEMEDLGKVVGLSRREIELVSSWSSPPGWGVNGDNEEPPGRGRFLIKVGGRPGIPIKVAITDAERRLHNTNTRWTPNEDAVEKAAARAAEQVARAAREGLHGLPGAPGAPGTEAAAGRWTA
- a CDS encoding DUF418 domain-containing protein, whose amino-acid sequence is MSPGPAALGKTSGGSGGSGRVDGIDVLRGFAPLGILLVNAQLMAGPYTAFGGGPGASAADRAAAWAVTATTTVYQLFSFLFGYSFVLHRRAARRAGAVFPALHLRRTAGLFGLGLAHAVLLYPGDILMTYAALGLILYGLRDLTPEAAVRLAAALVAGLAVLLLGYGLLTVALTEPLTPAAYAPRVADTVAAYRGGALSVIGAHLRELPTALGANLMYAPDMLAAFLAGLAAAGAGLVERRGRDRRWLRRTLTRWLPVGLAGGVVTACCANGPLDSRWFLVGHAVSLLTAPALTASYACAVLLLAGAARPVADVLAASGRMALSHYLTQSLVLALVFTGYGLGLYDRVGTALVLAGCVPLYCLQLAFGAWLMSRVRYGPAELLLRTLTLARRPGRVPACPDSRPAAPVRPPVV
- a CDS encoding lytic transglycosylase domain-containing protein — translated: MSEESGEGGTSAAVRNGIIAGTGCGCLLSPLALAGTLVVVVILGGFGVLLAPLIALYLLFHGGGGDPPSQDTADQTLGIFQGDGKGELDTSTVPSDLVDPIQKAGELCGAIGPIVIASQIEKESGFNSALVGPNGEKGLSQLPPDVFTQYGKDDDGNGKTSALDAKDSIMAQGRYLCELAKQGQQMIDAGEVDQSDGNGTTNTVLDLALAGYDVGMDAVRAARGVPRTNEAQGYVLAIRAQFAKYQGIGAPPSGATPGVTPDPDTTTAGPSPATT